A region of Pseudomonas sp. PDM14 DNA encodes the following proteins:
- a CDS encoding YihY/virulence factor BrkB family protein gives MLFPDLRGVSLWTIGKRTVTEFIDDELPTYASALAFQLFFSLFPFLLFLIAIISVLDMQPFFDWLREQAALVLPQAAMELVDPIISQLQTQKAGLFSMGIVLALWTASAAVRSTMAAMNKAYGVEDARPAWKRIPLSVLYTVAVAGLLLTAAALMVTGPQAMNWLAQQVGLEQVVVVLWTWLRWPVAVVMLIAVVAAVYYLAPDVKQEFRFITPGSVLAVAVWIIASLGFGFYAQNFANYNATYGSIGAIIIFLLYLYISSAVLLFGAELNAVIEHHAREGKDPGEKVASA, from the coding sequence GACCGAGTTCATTGATGATGAGTTGCCCACCTACGCCTCGGCGCTGGCGTTTCAGCTGTTCTTCTCGCTGTTCCCGTTCCTGCTGTTCCTGATCGCCATCATCAGCGTGCTCGACATGCAGCCGTTCTTCGACTGGCTGCGCGAGCAAGCAGCGCTGGTGTTACCGCAGGCGGCGATGGAGCTGGTCGACCCGATTATCTCCCAGTTGCAGACGCAGAAGGCCGGTCTGTTCTCCATGGGTATCGTGCTGGCGCTGTGGACGGCCTCGGCGGCGGTGCGCTCGACCATGGCGGCGATGAACAAGGCGTACGGCGTGGAGGACGCGCGCCCGGCCTGGAAGCGCATTCCGCTGTCGGTGCTCTACACCGTGGCGGTGGCGGGGCTGCTGCTGACCGCGGCGGCGCTGATGGTCACCGGGCCGCAGGCGATGAACTGGCTGGCGCAGCAGGTCGGCCTTGAGCAGGTGGTGGTGGTGCTGTGGACCTGGCTGCGCTGGCCGGTGGCGGTGGTCATGCTGATCGCGGTGGTGGCCGCCGTGTACTACCTGGCGCCGGACGTGAAGCAGGAGTTCCGCTTCATCACCCCCGGCTCGGTGCTGGCGGTGGCGGTGTGGATCATTGCCTCGCTGGGCTTCGGCTTCTACGCGCAGAATTTCGCCAACTACAACGCCACCTACGGCAGCATCGGCGCGATCATCATCTTCCTGCTCTACCTGTACATTTCCTCGGCGGTGCTGCTGTTCGGCGCCGAATTGAATGCGGTGATCGAGCATCACGCGCGTGAAGGCAAGGACCCGGGCGAAAAGGTGGCCTCGGCCTGA
- a CDS encoding LEA type 2 family protein has product MLPSQRLVTAGLLGALLVVSGCSTLTPRDPVRVELTGLEPLPGQGLEVRFAAVLRVQNPNESAITYNGVALDLEVNHRSLASGVSPQAGHVPRFGEALIRVPVSITALAAMRQAWAAAGYQQGEGLPYRVSGKLANGLFGTVRFSDDGTLNWPERASPYLTPVP; this is encoded by the coding sequence GCTCGGCGCCCTGCTCGTCGTGAGCGGCTGCAGCACCCTGACACCTCGCGACCCCGTACGCGTCGAACTGACCGGCCTCGAACCGCTCCCCGGGCAAGGCCTGGAGGTGCGCTTCGCAGCCGTGCTACGCGTGCAGAACCCGAATGAAAGCGCCATTACCTACAACGGTGTGGCATTGGACCTGGAGGTCAACCACCGCTCCCTGGCCAGCGGCGTCAGTCCTCAGGCCGGTCACGTGCCGCGCTTCGGCGAGGCGCTGATTCGTGTGCCGGTGAGCATCACCGCGCTGGCTGCCATGCGCCAGGCCTGGGCCGCCGCAGGGTATCAGCAGGGTGAAGGCCTGCCCTATCGGGTCAGCGGCAAACTGGCCAACGGCCTGTTCGGCACCGTGCGTTTCAGCGATGACGGCACGCTGAACTGGCCCGAGCGCGCTTCACCCTACCTCACGCCAGTCCCGTAG